Genomic segment of Staphylococcus muscae:
GTTCAATTCGGAAATGTTATATGCTATGATGCTTTCAGACAATATGAAAAAAAAGAAACGACAAGAGGAGACTTTTTAATCATGAAAAAATTAACTACTGCTACAATCGCTACTTTAGGCTTAGTTACATTTGGTGCTGCTACTGCAGATGACGCTTCAGCAGCTGAACAACTTAACTTAAACTCTCAATATACAACTACATATTCTGAAGCTACTGGTGACTACGTAACTGTTGACGTTAACGGTAACAAACACCACACTTTAGATGGTAACTGGGATCCGTCAATGTTCAACAACGAATCATACAAATTCTGGGTTGTTGATGAAAACGGTACTTACAACTACTACTATTATTCAAATGATAACGCTGATTACAGCTATGCAACTCAAAACACTTCAGTTGCAACACCTGTTGTAAACAACGCTGACTACAACGTACAATCAGCAAACTATGTAGAAGCTGTTCCTTACACAACAACTACGGCTAACTACACACAACAACCTGCAGCTGCACCAACAAACAACTCAGACTACAACTACACAACAACAACGACTACTACAACTACAAGTGCGCCTGCAGCAACTGGTTTAACATACGGTAAAGGTGGCCAAGGTAACCTTTACACTTCAGGTCAATGTACTTACTACGCATACGAGCGTTCAGGTGGCCGTGTAGGTTCACTTTGGGGCAATGCAAATAACTGGGCTAACGCTGCGCGTTCAGCTGGTTACACAGTAAACAACACGCCTGCAGCTGGTGCAATCATGCAAACAACAGCTGGTGGTTATGGTCACGTTGCTTACGTTGAAAACGTTGGTGCTAACGGTTCAGTAACAGTTTCTGAAATGAACTACACTGGTGTTGGTCAAGTAAGCACACGTACTTTATCAGCAAGCCAAGCAGCTTCACACAGCTTCATTCACTAATCTAATAACATAAATTATCCAAGAGAGTGATTAACGTCACTCTCTTTTTTTTGTTTGTCTCCCCCTTTTTACAAGCGATTCATTTGTCTTTGTGCTACAATACCGCTACAATAAAGCGCGTATTACATTACTTTCTCTGGATAAATAAAGGAACTCTCTATGAAACGAATCATCATCGTATTTTGTTATATATGTAGCTTCTCTATGCTCATTTTCTTCGCATATAAATACCAAGAGCAGCTTTTCAAACCTGTTACAGAATGGTACGAAGAGACAGGACGCCATCTGCTGAAGCTTGACCGACAAACCCAACCATTTGGGCACTATAAAAATGGTCTCTCATTCAACGGTGACAACCACCATTATGGTGTGGATTATCACTTACCCGAGGATACACCAATTCTAGCTGCTTCAGACGGTACGATTACGCGAACAATGAATGAACGTTATGGTGGTAAAATGATTGAACTGCAAGAAGCCGATCATACACACTATCAATGGTATGGCCATCTGAACACTTTTTCGGTTAAACAAGGAGATACTGTGCGACAAGGAGACATCATTGGTAAGTCTGGCAATACTGGAGAATTCACCACAGGTCCACACCTGCACTTTCAACGTATGAAAGGTGGAATTGGTAATGACTATGCAATTGATCCAGAACCTTATGTAGAATCTCTTCCAGATAAACAGTACAGTCTCTTTCATATTGAATGGTGACAAATCAAAGCCCTTATCAGTTTACAGTTGATAAGGGCTTTGATTTTTTTAATACTGGTTGTCTTCTTGAATTTCTATATGCACACGTTGCATTTTATCCTCAACACTCGCAATCTCATCGGCACATTCTTTCAGTAAATGTCGGTAACTATCTGTGTTTTTATCTGTTTTATAATGTAATTTATGTTCTAAACTCGCCCACATATCCATTCCAATCGTACGCAGTTGAATTTCAACAGGTGTTTCTACGACGCCATCTGTTAAAAACAACGGTACTGTGACAACAAGATGTAAACTCTTATAGCCATTTTCTTTAGGTAGCGCCACATA
This window contains:
- a CDS encoding CHAP domain-containing protein, with the protein product MKKLTTATIATLGLVTFGAATADDASAAEQLNLNSQYTTTYSEATGDYVTVDVNGNKHHTLDGNWDPSMFNNESYKFWVVDENGTYNYYYYSNDNADYSYATQNTSVATPVVNNADYNVQSANYVEAVPYTTTTANYTQQPAAAPTNNSDYNYTTTTTTTTTSAPAATGLTYGKGGQGNLYTSGQCTYYAYERSGGRVGSLWGNANNWANAARSAGYTVNNTPAAGAIMQTTAGGYGHVAYVENVGANGSVTVSEMNYTGVGQVSTRTLSASQAASHSFIH
- a CDS encoding M23 family metallopeptidase is translated as MKRIIIVFCYICSFSMLIFFAYKYQEQLFKPVTEWYEETGRHLLKLDRQTQPFGHYKNGLSFNGDNHHYGVDYHLPEDTPILAASDGTITRTMNERYGGKMIELQEADHTHYQWYGHLNTFSVKQGDTVRQGDIIGKSGNTGEFTTGPHLHFQRMKGGIGNDYAIDPEPYVESLPDKQYSLFHIEW